The Lathyrus oleraceus cultivar Zhongwan6 chromosome 5, CAAS_Psat_ZW6_1.0, whole genome shotgun sequence genome includes the window gatgaaaattttgataTTCATCCTGCTCCTTCTTATGCAACACAGGTGCATACTTCATATGAAGAAGTTGATAGAGATGATGTGCATGTTATTTGTAACAATCATCAAGAAGTCATATGGGAAAATTAACAAGTAAgtattttatatttttcattcATAACTTATTGTAAGTTATAACTTCTAAGGTTATTTACTAACAAAtattattatttgaaattataggtgtttaaagTCAAGACACCAAGAGACAACACACCAAGACACTAAGATAATATTATTTGATGCATAAGTTATAAGTTGCTTTATGTCATTTTGGTTTTGATGTAATATACATTTTTTTATTCTTAATGAAATTTTGTCTTTGATGTAATACAATTTTTGGTCTAATTCAATTCACAAATGGGTGTGTTGTTGTTTCTGGTCTGATACAATTCAGAAAAATTCAGGTTTAAAAATTAGGAATTATGTAcaataaaaaatttaaaaaaacaaaacaaataattTCACAACGGTTGTTTAATAAAATCATTGTTATAAACATATCGCTATCCATAATAATAAACGCCAAGAATGTCATTGTTAGGTTCGAACTCATGACCTATAAATTATTTCACAATGGTTGTTTAAAACAATTGTGATTATAGGTAGTGTTCTATCATGTTTACTACAACAGGCAATAGGTCGTTGTTGTAAACTACACACTTATAATCACACTCAACCTTACAATGATTTGTCAACTGTGATGGTCTCCATTTACCAACCGTTGTTAAATGTGTTTTTCTAGTAGTGTTCAATCGACTCCCACACTCGAGATCACTTTTTCGCATTGATAGAGAGTTAGAAACTTACCCACATAAAGACAACCCCATGGTTTTCAATGTGCAAATGTTCAACTAGGATGTTAAATGAGTACACATAGATCCTGGTAGCTATGTCGACATCCTCTACTTGGACATATTGGAAAGGTTGCAACTAGATCCTAAGAAATGACAATCGTTTAAGGGTTCACTGGTGGATTTCTCGGATGCACGTGTACAAATCCAAGGTTATATTTCCATCAGGACCACTTTTAGATTAAGGTATATGCTCTCATATCATATAACATAATAGTTAGTCGTCTTGATTTCAAAATCCAAGACGCAATCCTATTCACACTCTATCTAATGATGAAATAGCCTATAGATAGCATGTTGATAAGTGTTGTAAATAAAGATTAATAAATGGTCAAAAAGTGTTAGCAAGTTAGCCTTTTAATAAAGATGGTGGTGATGGTTGTCAGTCCGCCAACAAGGTTGTAATGCCCATAATGTGAACTTCATAGACCTCGATCCTCTGAGTTTCTAGACCACACAATTTGGTACCTTCCTAATAGAAGACGAAGAACAAGAGTCGATCCACTTGCTCCAAAAGAACATGGATTTGTTCGCCTAGAGCGCCTTGGATGTGCAAGGGATAGACGCTGACATCATGTGTCATCATCTCTCCACAAATGTTATTACTAAACCAGTCATACGAAAAAAGATAAATATTAGGGAAGAAAGGAGGATAAATGTTGTAAAAGTAAAGAAGTTGAAAGAGGAAAGATTAATAAGCGAGATCAAGTACCCCACTTAGTCGGTTAATATAGTAATGGTAAAGAAATCGTCTAACAAATGGATGTGCATGAATTTTACCGACATTAATTGGTGTATGCCAAATACCCTTACCATTAACTCCAACAAATACAGGTTGGTCAATGACTCACAAGAGACAAAATGTTGAGCTTCATGTATGATTAGTCAAtctataatcaaatcaaaatcaaCACATTAGACGAGCTTAAATCAACTTTTATGACTAAAAACTACTATTACTATTATAAAGTAATGACTTTTTAGTCTCAAGAACATCGACGTCATCCATCAAAGATTGATGGATGTGGTAATCGCCGATTAAATAAGGAACAATCTAGAAGTCTATATAGATTGCATGGTAGTAAGACTCCATACAAAAAGAATCACTACAAAGACCTCAAAGATATATTGCGCTTTTTCAAAAAATACAACATATGCATCAACTAAATCAAATGCTCATTTGAGATTCAAATAGAAAAAATCTTATGATTCATATTAACTAGATAAAACATGAGAAGTCTGATCACAATTAAGACTTTGCAAGTAAGAAGTATTCATCTCTTATATAACTACTTCATTAATATCTTTCAAGACCTAATATCAAAACTTCAATTCTTAATAAGATTACACATTTTAATGATTACAAATTAAAATGATTAATTGTAATTGAAATGGGATGAAAAATTAACTAAAGgtaatttttataaataattaaaacaagtttttgatatttttattgtttctaaagAATACACATAATTATTCATTTAAAAATTTAGTATTTTCTGTAATAAAAAAAGAAAGCTAATACAAATATTTAAGAGTTGATAATCTAACATGGTTTTATTAATCCACAGATAAAAAATCACAAATCTTTCGTATCATTCTCCACCAGAATCTGGAATCAAACAAACATGTCTCAACGAATCGGAACAAGGCTATTTGTCAGCAGTTAGATTTTCTCAACTTCACCCATTCATTTGTGTTCAATGCATTAATCCCTCAACCTTTTCAACATTGCTTCGTTTCATTTTCCAGGACTATCATTTTACACTACAAACGAACAGTTCGTGAACTTGTTCTCACCATTCGGAGCACTTAAAGAAGGTGTGTCTGTGTGTGTACCCTCTTCTTTCTCTTCTCTACGTTGGCTCTGAATTCTCATATTATGCTTTTGCAGCTTCACTTGTGATAGACCCAAAAACCAAAAGACCTAAAGGTTTTGGTTTTGTCTCGTATGAGTCTGGAATTGAAGCAGAAAAGGCTATGAAAGCGTTAAATGGAAGGGTAATTGTCTCTTTCGTATATCTATATATTGGTTTGTGATGTTTTTCAGAATAGGAATATTATGCAGTTAATGTGTTTGTTAAAATGCCTGATTGATTAAAGATTTAGAAACTGTTTGGATTGGCTTGTTTTTTATTGGGCATAAGCATTTGTGAGATTATTTCCGGAAACTATCATTAATAGTTTATGAAAATAGCTTATAACTTTAGGAAAAcagttttttttttattttgttataaAAATGGTTTATATATCAACACTTATATGAAAACGTGTTTGCTATTAGTGTTTAATTAAGTTGTTTATTGAATTAGAGACTTAAAGCTTTAGGTTGTTTTCTAGTCTAGCTTTCCTTTTTTTGGTTCTCTAATCATCTGTTTGACAGTGAACAAGCTTTCTGTTGTTGGTCAATGAATACATGCTTTCATGTAGTCATTGCAATCAGCATATCTAATCTATTGGATAGAGATCAAATGGCTAATATTATACATTTGGCGTTTCGATAACTTATAGTCTCAATTGATCTTCGTCAACGGTCAAGATCATTAATTGCAGTGATGGTTGTATCAAATCCATTTTTCTTAACTTAGTTGATATTCTGACAAATATATTTTACACCATCCATATGTTGTTGTTCTTTGGAATTGATTTATGGATACATTCAATGGAGTAATGTTGCCTACATGGTGCAGATAGTTGATGGAAGGCTAATTTTTGTCGAACCTGCAAAAGTGAAGGATTCTTGATCCATGATTTCTTTCCATGTTCAAATCTTGTGTGTATTTCTGATCATTTTTAGATATCAAATCACACTTGATCAAAGCGCATCAACTTTATGTTCTTGCTTAAAGTTGTTCTGTTTTATTTATCATTCAATCGTTTAACTTGGGACATTATATTGTACAAATAAGAGTATCCATTTTCGAAATAACGCTACAAGACATTAGCAAAAATTTATTGCAGTTGGTATAGAAAGTTGAAGTGGTAGAGTGTTTATTGTTTTACTTTTTGTGGACTCAGTGGTTTAAGATGGCGCGATTGTTAACTCTGAAGTTAACTGACTGTTTCTTCCTAAGAAAATTAGGTCAATTAATTCAAGTCTGGTATGTGATTAgttttttttttagttttgtGATTAGATTTAGTTGAACTGCAATGAACTCTTCCATTTTTTAGATTTAGTTGAACTGCAATGTAATAATTTTTACGCACCCCATTTTTTCTAATACGCCTTGATTAAGTTTACCCCTGGATATGAAATTTTCATACCCATTTTGCGGTCTATATTTGCTTTAGGAAAATTTTTGCCATCCTAAAACAAGCTTTCAAAATATTCAAGCATGGGGAAATAGAGTCCAGAAAGTCTCTTCTCTCAGATAGGGTGTTTCTGTTTTTTAATGAGAAATGGAATGGAAATCTATTTTTTCTAGAGCTCTGTAACCGATATCTTTGGGGAAAATGTGTATTTGTGTCCTGTGTTTGTATCTAAAATCCACACCAATATTTATGcttatttgttttttaaaattattaGAGATGTTGATGTCGTGTTTTTGGTGTTTGTTCATATATATTTTCACTTATTTTCTTTCAATACATAGACTGTCTATTGATATTGTTTAATTAATATAACCACTATATAATGCAATTGAAAATTATTTAATAGATACGCAGATTGAAGCATTTTGGGATTTATAATATGATCAGTGTGACCTATAGGAATCAAAGTTGTTAAAATCATTGATTAATTTCATAATgaaatattaaaattaattaattgaatgAATATCAAACTTTGATACTTCAACTGCAAACGAAGAAACTcttttataaaattaattaattgaatgAATATCATCCTTTGAAATTATACCGGAATAGTCAGCTACTAAGTTTTCTCTCATAAGGTTCACAAAATTTAACATTGATGCAACCATAAATGTCACTTAAGGATTGTTTCATATAAAAGTGAAAAATTCTTGAAATGAAAATAAAAGATTTATGGCTCACAATGTTAGGAAAAGCAAGACAGTTGAAGCAAGTTGTTTCAACTGAATAGTTCATTTACTAATACTTGATCAGAGACAGTGAAATCGAATTAGATTTTTTCAGAAGCAATAAATCATTCTGTTACATAGAAAGACCTAGAGCTCGGTTATACACACAAGTCAGAAAACTAATCTAAGCCTTCTTTGGAGATTTCCTTGCCTTGGAAGGCGACTTGGGAGCAGTAGCAGCACTTTCAGTCCTCTTAGGCAAAAGCACTGGGTTGATGTTAGGAAGAACACCACCACGAGCAATAGTAACACCAGCAAGCAATTTTCCAAGCTCTTCATCATTCCTCACAGCTAACAACAAATGTCTTGGACTGATACTTTTCTTCTTGTTGTCACGTGCTGCATTCCCAGCCAACTCAAGAACCTTCACAAACACAAaactcaaaattagggtttcaaattCAAATATCCTGATTAAAATCAAGTAAGAGTTATTAAAGAGAGAAGTTGAAATTTACCTCAGCAGCAAGATATTCGAGAACTGCAGCCAAGTAAACTGGAGCACCAGTACCAACACGTTGAGCGTATCTACCTTTCTTCAAGAAACGACCGATTCTTCCAACGGGAAATTGAAGTCCAGCTCTGACGGATCTGGTTACTGATTTCTTCCTTGGTCCTCCTCCTTTCCTTCCTGCGGCTCCCTTCTTTGTCTTTGTGCTTGCGTCCATTTCGAACCCTAGATAGTTGCTGTGATTTCGGTGCTTTGTTAGAATTGGATGTTGATGAGTTGTGATAGCTTGAGATTTGAAGTGTTGCTGGCAAGGTTATATACTATAGTAGTGTTTAGAACACCGTGGCGATCCCCGTGGGAACTTGCCGGAAATGAAATCGCGACCGTTAGATTGGAAATTATCCACGATTGAAGAATCATCTGCGTGGCGATCCGCGTGTTTTGAAATGTACCAATGAATGGCTTTATTTCACGACACACGCACTTTGTTACATTTGGGCACTATCCATTTTAAAATGACGAAAGTTACTACTCACTCACTACCTCAATAAATCCATAATCCATAATGAACTAGTATCACATGCAGTATTTAATAAGCATTTAATACATAATTAAGTAACATGAATAAATAATAACAAGgatttatattttaattaaactaatttaattaaatattgatATCTTTTTATGCTATTATAATAGAGCAAAGTAGTAGCACAACATGTGATTAAAGGTACATACCATGGCACACAAAGGTGTAATATTCAGGACAAAGGTCCACAAAAAACATACAaaatcaaacagaaaaataatTCTCAATCTATCTAGAAAGAGACTTCTACTTTGTCTGTAAGTATGAGACTCGGATGTATGAACAACCTATTCAAGACTTCCTCTTTGTCGGAAAGTATGTGACTTCAATACTCAATCCTAAAAAAGATATTGATTTGCTCAAGTACCCAGCAAGAGACTTTTCTGCTCAGTCTAACTGAAAGAGACTTACTCTTAACACGACGACTAGAGTCTTCAAATTCTCTTAACAAAAGAGTCTAGTATTAACCTTGTGTTTTTGTGAGTGCTTCTTAGTTAAGCAGATACACAAAGTTTTTACACTCCTTGAGCAAAATATAAGCTAATTGCTCTTGAGTGTGTGGAAGATTAAGGCTTTCAATTTTCTTATCTTCATGCATAAATCTTCTTCTTTGTTGTACCTTTCTGTTCTGTTAATCTTCTTGATCAGATTTTCTCTACTCTCAGACACTTAACCCTTATTGTTATATTTTTCATTTTGTGTGTGTTTCTTTCACTTATGTTTTATGTGTAACACAATCTCTCTCTTAACCCATTTTTGTGAACTGGTATCACACCTGTGTGAACACAGTCACAAATTCTTCAATCCATACATTCTTAGTCTAAAACACTTTGAATGTTTTTAATCTTCTTCTTAAATAGATGCTGGAAATAGATCCGTTGAAGATTGAAACTACCCATGGTACAAGTAGTAGTTGAAGGTATATAGCTAGAGCACATGAAGTATACTATATACTCGGCTAACATAAAGACGTTGAGAGGAGCAGAGTATAGTTCAAAATAGTTGAAGAGATAAGATCCTAAAAACATTACTTTTCTTGATTTGACATAAAATATTGTATTGTTCTCACATGATCTTCTTTAGATAACTTATGATTATAAACTTCTTGTATATGTTTTTTTAAGCTTGATCTGAGTCATTGTTATCTTTATACTTAACTTCCTGAGTCAAAGGCTTTTTATAGAATTGGTTAAAGCATGATCAGAAGTTAAAGTATGTCTTCAGAACCTGGTTAAAATGAGACCTCAGAGTCTTGGGTTCATAGTTTTTGAGTTTACCTTATATTAGAGTCTTTATCAGAATTAATCTGGATGAACACTTTCAGAGTTGTTGAATTGATATAGATAATAATCCTTTGAATTACAATCTTCATAACTGCTGATGAAGCTTGTTCAGAAGTTGCAGAGTCATTTCTTATGACAAAGATTGCTTGCCTCAAACTACTTTAATCTTTAAAACCTTGTTGATCTTTGAATAAGGTTGACCATCTAAAAGACTTGAGTTGACTATTCAGAGTCTGAAGGCTTTGGTTACATTCCTTCAGATTTAGAACAACTTTATTTCTCTTTAATGATTCTTCTAAGTGACTAACTTTATTTGAATCAAGGTTAATGTCTTTTGATCTTGCACACTAGAACAACCATTAGTAAACCCTATTATTCTTTAAATACttttttatcatcaaaatcttTTAAGGGCATGAACAAATTTTGTTCCAACAATATTGTCCTTGAGGGCGACAAAGATCTTCCAATGGAAGCTGAACATTTATATTTTCTCTAAGGGCGACAAGAATCTTATAATGGAAGCCCAACATTTATATTGCCTATGAGGACGAAAAAGATCTTTTAGTGGAAGTCCAACATTGATATTTCCTTTAAGGAGGACATGTATATTTCAATGGAAGTCCAACATGTATATTGTCTCTAAGGGCAACAAGGATCTTCTGGTGGAAGCCTAGCATTTACATTGTGTATGAGAGTGGTAAGGATATTTTAATGAATGTCCAACATTTATATTGCCTCTAAGGAAGACAAAAAT containing:
- the LOC127087145 gene encoding organelle RRM domain-containing protein 6, chloroplastic, producing MSQRIGTRLFVSRLSFYTTNEQFVNLFSPFGALKEASLVIDPKTKRPKGFGFVSYESGIEAEKAMKALNGRIVDGRLIFVEPAKVKDS
- the LOC127087144 gene encoding histone H2A.2-like, with amino-acid sequence MDASTKTKKGAAGRKGGGPRKKSVTRSVRAGLQFPVGRIGRFLKKGRYAQRVGTGAPVYLAAVLEYLAAEVLELAGNAARDNKKKSISPRHLLLAVRNDEELGKLLAGVTIARGGVLPNINPVLLPKRTESAATAPKSPSKARKSPKKA